From one Melioribacteraceae bacterium genomic stretch:
- a CDS encoding OsmC family protein, whose protein sequence is MDNVHYYNTTVRWTEGRKGELIEPTMPTIEVATPPEFPKGVPNTWSPEHLYVASANICLMTTFLAIAENSKLDFKSFECDGVGKMEKVDGRFMISEIVLKPKVVVTEEKDIERAQRIVEKAENHCLISNSMKTNIKLEMNVVAE, encoded by the coding sequence ATGGATAACGTACATTATTATAATACGACTGTTAGATGGACCGAAGGAAGAAAAGGTGAATTGATTGAGCCGACAATGCCGACAATTGAAGTTGCAACTCCTCCCGAGTTTCCAAAAGGAGTTCCAAATACATGGTCGCCTGAACATTTATATGTAGCGTCTGCAAATATTTGTTTGATGACAACATTTTTAGCAATTGCAGAAAATTCCAAGTTAGATTTTAAGAGTTTCGAATGCGACGGAGTTGGCAAGATGGAAAAAGTTGATGGTCGTTTTATGATTTCCGAAATTGTGTTAAAGCCAAAAGTTGTTGTTACGGAAGAAAAAGATATTGAACGCGCACAACGAATAGTGGAAAAAGCAGAAAATCATTGTTTGATTTCCAATTCGATGAAGACAAATATAAAATTAGAGATGAATGTAGTAGCAGAATAA
- a CDS encoding HEAT repeat domain-containing protein yields MKHEKILEMIELYVLDELNQEERELIENKILESDEYKKEYESLKKFYSSVQDVKPSPVNEHTLQNFRKELLNKIEIEKEKFVKKSISIWEKLFVGSYKPAFAMATTLLVGFFLGYIIFSSSHTQTIPAKNQNEVDLDAIDNNEINISNIRFANPFSDEGEIEIKFDAVKPISYKGDASDPRIQRLLAAALTSSDNPGLRIRSVNTLSSQTSQSTLMDPKVKQALINALKTDQNAGVRREALNALMKFPYDDDIRDAYLFTLTNDSNPGLKVAAINALAELKLQGRSIDNELKNIIDNELGNGDEEYIKLKAASLIREEF; encoded by the coding sequence ATGAAACATGAAAAGATTCTGGAAATGATTGAGTTATATGTTCTTGATGAACTTAATCAAGAAGAAAGAGAATTGATTGAAAATAAAATTCTTGAATCCGATGAATATAAAAAAGAATATGAATCATTAAAAAAATTCTATTCGTCTGTTCAAGATGTAAAACCATCTCCGGTAAATGAACATACATTGCAAAATTTTAGAAAAGAATTGCTTAACAAAATTGAAATCGAAAAAGAAAAATTCGTAAAGAAATCAATATCGATTTGGGAAAAACTTTTTGTAGGTAGTTACAAACCGGCATTCGCGATGGCAACAACTTTGCTGGTTGGTTTCTTTCTCGGTTATATAATTTTCAGTTCATCGCATACACAAACAATTCCGGCTAAGAATCAAAACGAAGTTGATCTTGATGCGATAGACAACAACGAAATAAACATTTCAAACATTCGTTTTGCAAATCCTTTTTCTGATGAAGGAGAAATCGAAATTAAATTTGACGCGGTTAAACCGATATCTTATAAAGGAGACGCGAGTGATCCGAGAATCCAAAGATTATTAGCTGCAGCTCTCACTTCTTCCGATAATCCCGGTTTAAGAATCAGGTCAGTAAATACACTTTCATCTCAAACATCACAATCAACTTTAATGGATCCGAAAGTTAAGCAAGCTTTAATAAATGCACTCAAAACAGATCAGAACGCAGGTGTAAGAAGAGAAGCCTTAAACGCGTTAATGAAATTTCCGTATGATGATGATATAAGAGACGCTTATTTGTTCACACTTACGAACGATTCAAATCCCGGACTTAAAGTAGCGGCAATAAATGCCTTGGCAGAATTAAAACTGCAAGGCAGATCTATAGATAACGAACTTAAAAATATTATTGATAATGAATTAGGAAACGGCGATGAAGAATATATAAAACTTAAAGCCGCTTCATTAATTCGTGAGGAGTTTTAA
- a CDS encoding GAF domain-containing protein, with product MENQLYIALQSNKLFLDIDIQEVDLTDVKGELKPLKEGEILYREENPADKIYLVVSGEVNLLKKKLLGSTKSFIFSENDFFGYDEIAEETSRTSTAVALRDSYLIAFSKDEVNALIDQNHMIKTNLLNYSDIEPQGEQEYTEDEVYPGFESEHESPQFKDKKTDVTSFEQSLKDDLIDKHDSKIDEEASLYEEEIDETYDKLHVPEEKSDYNLKEKEDKADEPLFPEEEESLDDYVSDNDETFSELSSLDDRKVNETEDKPKKPKYTDFDEAFLEAFHNEEKKDKPTTETSTEPENFSFDEDKPVEQDEFISENEEVSQTEDFKLEEETHSDSFDKDYNENILPEEKISYSKSTFEDKIENGSPAKTHDSSFTSNTKLQSDQLKKIIKALQLVNSNIKIDDVLQNIVNVATELTQADRGTLYLIDRERNELWSKIAMGSETKEIRLSIGEGVAGWVAQNRQTVNIEDVAQDQRFKSDVDRSSGYQTKSMLCFPLKDREDNVVGVIQLLNSKNGHFTEKDEEFLNAISIQCSLALQNAEMLEKFLQGERVQSLGKMTNFLIQDIKKPVLVSKRYAEHLKSKELNKDAAQIVEMILEQLTQVADLVQTTASYSEGKAVLRTSRISLNETLTEFADRLNSYVKSRNCNISNEFDKDVKVQMDVKEFFQCYNHIVRNACDAMPEGGKIHIATKFSKDKNAVVISIKDEGLGIPDSLVDKLFEPFMTHGKKEGTGLGLTITKKIVESHSGTINVVSNLGEGATFNIALPISSSL from the coding sequence ATGGAAAATCAATTATATATCGCGCTTCAAAGCAATAAATTATTTCTTGATATCGATATACAGGAAGTTGATCTGACCGACGTTAAGGGTGAATTGAAACCTCTTAAAGAAGGTGAAATATTATATCGAGAAGAAAATCCTGCCGATAAAATTTATTTAGTTGTCAGTGGTGAAGTTAATCTTCTTAAAAAGAAATTACTTGGATCAACCAAGTCGTTTATATTTAGTGAAAATGATTTCTTCGGTTACGATGAAATTGCAGAAGAGACTTCAAGAACATCAACCGCCGTTGCTTTACGCGATAGTTATTTAATTGCTTTTTCCAAAGATGAAGTGAATGCGCTGATTGATCAGAACCATATGATCAAAACAAACTTATTAAATTATTCCGATATTGAACCGCAAGGTGAACAAGAATACACCGAAGATGAAGTTTATCCGGGTTTTGAAAGTGAACATGAAAGCCCACAGTTTAAAGATAAAAAAACAGATGTAACTTCGTTTGAACAGAGCTTGAAGGATGATTTAATAGATAAACATGATTCTAAAATTGACGAAGAAGCTTCGCTCTATGAAGAAGAAATTGATGAAACATACGATAAACTGCATGTACCTGAAGAAAAATCGGATTATAATCTAAAGGAAAAAGAAGATAAAGCCGATGAACCGCTTTTCCCGGAAGAAGAAGAATCATTAGATGATTACGTTTCAGATAATGACGAAACATTTTCTGAATTATCTTCGCTTGATGACAGGAAAGTAAACGAAACAGAAGACAAACCGAAGAAACCTAAATACACAGATTTTGATGAAGCTTTCCTTGAAGCATTTCACAATGAGGAGAAAAAGGACAAGCCAACTACAGAAACATCAACCGAACCGGAAAACTTTAGTTTTGATGAAGATAAACCTGTTGAGCAAGATGAATTTATATCGGAGAATGAAGAAGTAAGTCAAACCGAAGACTTTAAATTGGAAGAAGAAACTCATTCCGATTCGTTCGATAAAGATTACAATGAAAATATTCTTCCGGAAGAAAAAATATCTTATTCAAAAAGTACATTCGAAGATAAGATAGAAAATGGAAGTCCGGCAAAAACCCATGACTCTTCTTTTACATCAAATACAAAGTTACAATCCGATCAATTAAAGAAGATTATAAAAGCATTACAGCTTGTTAATTCCAACATTAAAATTGATGATGTACTTCAAAACATTGTGAATGTAGCAACCGAGTTAACACAAGCCGATAGGGGAACTCTATATTTAATAGATCGCGAACGAAATGAACTTTGGTCAAAAATTGCAATGGGCAGCGAGACTAAAGAAATTCGACTTTCAATTGGTGAAGGTGTTGCCGGATGGGTTGCACAAAATAGACAAACCGTTAACATTGAAGATGTAGCCCAAGATCAAAGATTCAAATCTGATGTAGATCGTTCATCAGGGTATCAAACAAAAAGTATGTTGTGTTTCCCGTTAAAGGACCGTGAAGATAACGTTGTAGGTGTAATTCAATTACTTAACAGCAAAAACGGTCATTTCACCGAAAAGGATGAAGAGTTTTTAAACGCAATATCAATTCAATGTTCACTCGCTTTACAAAATGCGGAAATGCTTGAAAAGTTTCTTCAGGGTGAACGAGTGCAATCGCTTGGTAAGATGACAAACTTTTTAATTCAAGATATTAAGAAACCTGTTCTAGTAAGTAAACGTTACGCAGAACATCTTAAGTCAAAAGAATTGAATAAAGATGCGGCGCAAATTGTTGAAATGATTTTAGAACAATTAACTCAAGTCGCCGACTTGGTTCAAACTACCGCTAGTTATTCCGAAGGAAAAGCTGTATTAAGAACTTCGAGAATAAGTTTGAATGAAACACTTACCGAGTTCGCAGATCGTTTGAACTCTTATGTAAAATCAAGAAACTGTAATATCAGTAATGAATTTGATAAGGATGTTAAAGTACAGATGGATGTTAAAGAATTTTTCCAATGTTATAATCATATTGTAAGGAATGCATGCGACGCAATGCCGGAAGGCGGGAAAATTCATATTGCTACTAAATTTTCTAAAGATAAAAATGCCGTGGTTATATCAATAAAAGATGAAGGTCTGGGAATTCCAGACAGTTTAGTTGATAAACTTTTTGAACCGTTTATGACACACGGTAAAAAAGAAGGAACCGGACTTGGTTTAACAATTACAAAAAAAATTGTCGAAAGTCACTCAGGTACAATTAACGTAGTTAGTAATTTGGGTGAAGGCGCTACATTTAATATAGCATTGCCTATCAGCTCTTCTTTATAA
- a CDS encoding RNA polymerase sigma factor: MSEELLIEKAQNGDRAALSQLVKNYEQTVYNFSFKICRNKERAEHTMQETFMSMVKNIGQFSGKSKLSTWLYTVVSNHCMMLARSQKKHEHGSISIDDDEGLISENNIADWKITPDQISENNELREMLDEAIKKLPADYRVVFLLRDVEGLSTEETGKVTDLSIAAVKSRLHRARAFLRNELNAKLSYEN; this comes from the coding sequence ATGAGCGAAGAACTACTAATTGAGAAAGCTCAAAACGGAGATAGAGCCGCATTATCTCAGCTCGTAAAAAATTACGAGCAGACGGTATATAATTTTTCGTTTAAGATTTGCCGAAATAAAGAACGAGCCGAACATACCATGCAAGAAACTTTTATGAGTATGGTAAAAAACATCGGTCAGTTCAGCGGAAAATCTAAACTCTCGACTTGGCTTTATACCGTTGTTTCAAATCATTGTATGATGCTTGCTCGTTCACAAAAGAAACATGAACACGGTTCAATTTCTATTGATGATGATGAAGGTTTGATTTCGGAAAATAATATTGCCGATTGGAAAATTACCCCCGATCAAATTTCCGAAAACAATGAACTGCGGGAAATGCTTGACGAAGCAATTAAAAAATTACCAGCGGATTATAGAGTTGTTTTTTTGCTGCGTGATGTCGAAGGTTTATCAACAGAAGAAACCGGAAAGGTTACCGATCTCTCTATTGCTGCTGTTAAATCCAGACTTCATAGAGCGAGAGCTTTTTTAAGAAATGAATTAAATGCAAAACTAAGTTATGAAAACTGA
- a CDS encoding DUF4097 family beta strand repeat-containing protein has product MNKSITILMLLLASVVFAQRDVVTKTIEAKRGGTLELEANPGDIFIKTWNKNEVLLKVDGLDKNEAEYLEVKSSGDIITVKYNSKYGWGGSADYFITVPSEMNLSLLTTGGDIEIQNDLTGNVKVNTMGGDIEVHNINGNAQLETMGGDITFRDISGDVKISSQGGNLSGGNIKGSSSELKTMGGDIRLNKINNVKKVTTFGGNIDVKESTGDVELTTFGGNIRLTAGQNSVKAKTYGGNIYVGKANGDVDVNTGAGNIELKQISGNIKAKTSAGNIEAEILSLSNKESDLKAFSGDIRLIISSNVKATIDAEATTVDWNKDKSRIIRSDFPGKIEDKRSRVVGEFLINGGGAKINLKTNLGEIQINKK; this is encoded by the coding sequence ATGAATAAATCGATAACAATATTAATGCTGTTGCTTGCTTCCGTCGTTTTTGCACAGAGAGATGTTGTAACAAAAACCATAGAAGCAAAAAGGGGCGGAACACTTGAGTTGGAAGCTAATCCCGGTGATATCTTCATTAAGACTTGGAACAAGAACGAAGTACTTCTTAAAGTTGACGGACTCGACAAAAATGAAGCAGAGTATCTCGAAGTAAAGTCATCCGGTGATATAATTACAGTAAAATATAACAGTAAATACGGATGGGGTGGAAGTGCTGATTATTTTATAACCGTTCCTTCCGAAATGAATTTGTCTCTGCTTACAACCGGCGGTGATATCGAAATACAAAATGATTTAACCGGGAATGTAAAAGTAAATACAATGGGCGGTGATATAGAAGTTCATAATATCAACGGCAACGCTCAGCTTGAAACAATGGGGGGAGATATTACTTTTAGAGATATTTCGGGCGATGTAAAAATTTCTTCTCAAGGCGGAAATCTTTCAGGTGGAAATATTAAAGGATCATCTTCCGAATTAAAAACGATGGGCGGAGATATTCGTCTCAATAAAATTAATAATGTTAAAAAGGTTACAACCTTCGGCGGTAATATTGACGTCAAAGAATCAACCGGTGATGTTGAACTTACAACCTTCGGCGGCAATATAAGATTAACTGCCGGACAAAACAGTGTTAAAGCAAAAACATACGGCGGAAATATTTATGTCGGTAAAGCTAACGGCGATGTGGACGTTAACACAGGTGCGGGAAATATCGAACTAAAACAAATTTCAGGTAACATTAAAGCAAAAACTTCCGCGGGAAATATCGAAGCGGAAATCTTATCACTTTCTAACAAAGAATCGGACTTAAAAGCATTCTCCGGTGATATTAGATTAATAATTTCTTCAAATGTAAAAGCAACAATCGATGCCGAAGCTACAACCGTCGATTGGAATAAAGATAAGAGTAGAATTATCAGATCGGACTTCCCGGGTAAGATTGAAGATAAACGCAGTAGAGTAGTCGGTGAATTTTTAATAAACGGCGGCGGAGCAAAAATTAATTTGAAAACCAACTTAGGTGAAATCCAAATCAACAAAAAGTAA